The following proteins are co-located in the Solanum pennellii chromosome 8, SPENNV200 genome:
- the LOC107028596 gene encoding phosphoglycerate mutase-like protein AT74 — protein sequence MSNLFTKIYPPSITINHQKLQQNSSTIRCCSNSNHDEHSSTEHNGWILNGFPEKNLVQHQHGMVKPPRPKRIILVRHGESEGNVDESVYTRVADPKVGLTEKGVIEAEECGRKMREMIEKNDGNDDWKVYFYVSPYKRGIETLRNLAKSFERSRIAGVREEPRLREQDFGNFQDREQMKIEKAVRARYGRFFYRFPNGESAADVYDRITGFRETLRSDIDIGRFEPPGQQSPNMNLVIVSHGLTLRVFLMRWYKWTVEQFEGLHNMTNGGMIVMERGYGGRYCLSMHHTKEELQKFGMTDEMLIDQEWQKIAKPGELNYDCLITGPSYFTHFDDDDKIFEL from the exons ATGAGTAACCTTTTCACCAAGATTTATCCACCCTCTATCACAATAAATCACCAAAAGCTTCAACAAAATTCTAGTACAATAAGATGTTGTTCCAACTCCAATCATGATGAACATTCTAGTACAGAACACAATGGTTGGATACTTAATGGTTTCCCAGAAAAGAACCTAGTACAACATCAACATGGCATGGTAAAACCACCTAGACCAAAAAGAATCATTCTTGTTAGACATGGAGAAAGTGAAGGAAACGTTGATGAAAGTGTCTACACAAGAGTGGCTGATCCTAAAGTTGGATTAACCGAAAAAGGCGTAATCGAAGCAGAGGAATGTGGAAGGAAAATGAGAGAAATGATTGAGAAAAATGATGGCAATGATGATTGGAAAGTATATTTCTATGTTTCACCTTATAAAAGAGGAATTGAAACATTGAGAAATTTGGCTAAGTCTTTTGAACGTTCAAGAATCGCTGGTGTTAGAGAAGAGCCACGTTTGAGAGAACAAGATTTTG GAAATTTTCAGGACAGAGAACAAATGAAGATAGAGAAAGCTGTTCGAGCTCGTTATGGTCGTTTCTTTTATAGGTTTCCTAATGGAGAATCAGCAGCAGATGTTTATGACAGAATCACAG GGTTCAGGGAAACACTTAGAAGTGATATTGACATAGGAAGATTTGAACCACCTGGTCAACAGAGTCCAAATATGAACCTTGTTATAGTTTCACATGGACTTACACTAAGGGTGTTTTTGATGAGATGGTATAAATGGACTGTTGAGCAATTTGAAGGATTACATAATATGACTAATGGTGGCATGATTGTCATGGAAAGAGGCTATGGTGGAAG GTATTGTTTGTCAATGCATCATACAAAGGAGGAGTTACAGAAATTTGGAATGACTGATGAGATGTTAATTGACCAAGAATG GCAAAAGATAGCCAAGCCAGGTGAACTAAACTATGATTGCTTGATTACTGGACCATCTTACTTTACtcattttgatgatgatgacaaGATTTTTGAGTTGTAA